The Argiope bruennichi chromosome X2, qqArgBrue1.1, whole genome shotgun sequence sequence CATTATCTGGATTACTAACTATCTTGTATAGTCTTTTCAACTCATTATGGGCACCTACAAAATTAGGACCATTGTctgtaaaaataatagaaattctgCCTCTTCGTGACATAAATCTTTTTAGGCCAGCTATGAAAGAATCTGATGTTAAGtctgaaacaatttcaaaatgtacTGCTCTCGttacaaaacatacaaaaattgagacataaattttttgaagaggtccttttctttgaaacttatttttaataaaaaacggaCCACAGAAATCTACTCCAGTAATATTGAATGGTAACGAAGGATTACAACGTTCTGCGGGTAAATCACCCATTTTTTGAATAGACAGGTGAGGATTATATCTGGAACAAGTAATACAGTTACGAACAATACTGCGAGCTATATCTCTGCCCCCAATGGGCCAATACATCTGTCTAGTTAAATGAAGTAAAGTTTGGGCTCcaatatgacaatttttaagatgaatactttgcataattaatttagTAAGGATATGAGTTTTAGGTAAGATAATAGGAAATTTTACCTGAAATGGTATGTCGGCATTTCTAAGTCTGCCTCCTACTCTAATTACATTAGAACCTTCATCTAAAAAAGGTGATAAACCTTTTAATTTGCTAGAAGGGTTTACCTGTTTACCACTTGCTAAGTTTTTGAAGTCATCAGCAAGAACATTTTGTTGTACaagggaaattaatttaaattctgcttcCTCGATTTCCTTTGAGGAGAGTGAACCCTTCATCTTCTTGTTTCTGCAGTTTCCTAGAAATCTGAGGAGAAAACTGAAAACACGTATTAATTTGTTATacttattactaattttgaaaaagttagtaAGGAAATCTGAATTTAAAGTCACTAAGGTGTGAGTGGTATTGTCCTTgagttccaataaaaattgagaatCCTGAGATGCATCAATCATTTGTTGGTCAGCACAGTTCACAGAAACAGGTAGTTCTTGAAGGAATGTTGGTCCATTCCACCATAAATAGTTGTCAATCAGTTGTTCTGGAACTAGTCCTCTTGATATCACATCTGCGGGGTTTAAAGTGGAGGAAACATGCTGCCATTTGTTGTTCTGCGTCAGTTGTTGTATTTTTCCCACTTTATTTGCAACAAATGTCTTGAGACGATGTGGTGGTGTTTGAATCCAGGCTAGGGAAATAGTAGAATCTGTGTACATCACTGCGCTATCAATTTGTAGATGTAAAGCTTTTTCAACCTTGGCCTGTAGTTGAGCGGCGAGAAGACATCCACAAAGTTCCAATCTGGGAATGGAGACAGTCTTTAATAGGGAGACTCGAGATTTGCTGCACACAAGTCTAGATGTGACTATATCATTGGCACTGATGCACTGTAGATAAATAACTGCTCCATATTCGGCTTCACTGGCGTCTGAGAAacaatgaagaattaattttacaggattttcatttaaaatccatCTCGGAATCTTTACTAGCTCAAGAGCCCTAAGGGATTGAACTAAATGACTCCACTCTTTACCAATGGCTGGAGGAAGGGGCTCGTCAAATGTAAGTTTTTGCAACcacaatttttggagaaaaatcttcattttagagATAACTGGTCCTAGCAGACCCAAGGGGTCGTAGAGTCTGGCAACGACTGAGAGAACTGTTCGTTTCGTGAgcatagatttattttcatacttgaCTGTGAATATGAATAAATCCTCGAAAGGCTTCCAATGCATGCCAAGAGCCTTTGAGACCTGCTCATCTATGGGAAAATTGTTTTCAGGATTAGAAGttggaaaactatttaaaagttcTTGTGAGGTTGAAGTCCACTTATGTAAGGACATTCCTGCTCTTGCGAACATTTTTATCAGCTGTTGTTGTAGAATTTGAGCAGTTTGGATATCCGGGGCGCCTGTAATCCCATCATCCATGTAAAGGTCGCGTAAAACCATTTCCGATGCTAACGGAAAGTCCGACGCTTCATCTAAAGCTAATTGTTTAATGGTGCGTATGGCAAGATGAGGTGCACATGAAGTGCCATATGTCACAGTTTTTAATCTAAATGTTACTTCTTGATGAGAGTTTTCATCAAACCATAAAATTCGTAAATAGTCTCTTTGATGTGGCACAACTAAAATCTGACGAAACATCTTTTGAATGTCAAATGTAAAGGCAAACTTGTGTGTCCTGAaccttaatattaattcaaaaatgtcctCAACATCACCTTTAcacaataaatcatttaatgaaactcCATTAGAGCTAGGGGAGCTAGCATTGAAGACTACTCTTAGAGGGGTGCTTGTAGATCCTTCCCGGTAGACTCCATGAtgaggtaaaaaaataattagtttctggTAATTCATCTTCCATTACTCTTTCCATGTGACCAAGAGCTGCATATTCCTCAATGAATTCAGAATAGAGCTTTTTCATTTGCGGGTTTTTGTTTAGCCTTTTAATTAAACTGTCTAGACGATTTCGCGCTATTTGTTTTGATTCACCTAACACAGGGGGATTCTCCTTTATTGGCATTTCCACAATATATCTACCTTCCTCATTGCGTTTGTATGTTTGCTTGAAATGTTTCTCACAATAAATTGAATCTTcacttaaagaaaattgattttcatgtaATGTTTCGACTTGCCAAAATCgttccattattttttctaagtTATCATTCTCCGTAACAAGACCAcagaatttatgattaaattctgACTCTCCTTCCTTTGCAGAGCTAGCAATAAATCCGAAACGCGAATTCAACCAAATCagattatctgaaatatatttccctggcattaatatatcaaaaaagaaagaagctgaaaGTAATATATCAATTGCCTTTTGACCTTGCATAGGATCGGCCAAATTGAATCCATCCGGTAaactttgtttttctaattttttatttattgaaggaatGCATTCAGTAATTTTTGGAATGACGAGCAACTGAGCTATTGTGATGTATGATTCATCGCTATTTGAAATCTCTGCAAACACTTTTGAATGTAACTAACTTGTTTTTCCATTGATACCGGAAatcgttatattatttttatattttttaagtgctAATTTATTTGCGACTTCTGTAGTGATAAATGAATTCTGAGACCCAGTGTCACAGATGCCTCGTAAAGGTATTTTCTGACCAGCAgcgtttttaatataaacaataatagtaGGCAAAATAGATGCATTTGCATTTTTTGTCCTTCGTTGATCTTGCGAACAGAGAGAAGGAGATATTTCTGTTTGAACTAAAGCTTTTGAGTTAGAGTCTGAAGTATTTTGATGATCACTAGATTTATTGGTTGAggtttgttgctgttgttttttatttcttatagaagAATCAACGTGAAGAAGGCTATTATGGAAGCCAgaacagatcttacaacggttatTGCTGCGGCAATGATTCGTTTTATGAGAATCCGATAAACAATTAGTACAATGCGTATTTTTGATCATATTCAATCTAGGCacaggatttaattttaaaaatgcttcacatttaaataaagggTGTAAAGGCTTATTACATGCGACACACACTTTCTTTGAATCATTTCCCACAAAAAATGAATGagattttttatatgattcttgTTGCGGCTTTGATTTTGGCTTGAATGTTTTCAAGGACAAGACACcttttctctaaaaattcaatgaattcgcACCATGTAGGTAAATTAGATGATACCAAAGAAAGTTCAAATTGTCTTCTTGATTCTCTATCtagttttttcatcaaaatattaatcaataatgcTTCAGAAAAAGCGTTTAGTTCTAAATCCATAATTTTAAGAGCTCGAACATGTTTAATACAATTGTCCAAAAAAGCTCGTAAACCCTTTGCCGAATCGGATGCATGGATTTCTAAAGCTAAAATGTCATTGAAATGACTTTGAACGCATAAGCGTTTATTATCAAAACGTTCTTTCAGAGCATTTTTCAAACTGGCATAGGTCTCTTCTATTGTCACTATTTCTGCGGCTGCACCACTAagagttgattttaaataatataatttttgattttcagttaatttatcattattgtcaatgatattttcaaattgaattttaaaattctgccaGTCTTGGTAATGACCAGAAAACTTAGGCAGCGGAATTTCAGGCAGTCTGAAACTAATGCTTTCTGTTTTGCTTGATGCTTCATTAGAATGAGAATTACAGTTCGAAGCAGATAAAAGTTCCTTATTAGAGGCTAATATTTTCTTAAGGCTTACCTCTAGTCTTTCGCACTCTTCTTCTAATTCTTCTACCGAATCTTCCAATTCTTGTAATTCGGAATCCTCGGCTGTGACGAAGTACTCTTCTTTAATCTGTTCTAGGTTTTGTTTAATCCTGAGAAGATTATCCAGTTTAGTTTGATACACTATTGAGTCCTTTGAATCATTCGTTTCGATAAAAGAGTTCAGCTTTGTTAAAGAGGATTTTATACTACCTCTTTTTCTGTTAAGAGATATGATTTTTGCTCGTTGATCATCAGCCATGATTACTTTTACTAGTATTTACTCTCGCTCGACGGACCATAAATATGGTGATTCGAAAtgagcagtggactgtacttttgCTTGAACTTCTTTATTTTCACTACATACACTCCTTTTGCGGTGAGTAGATCATATCatacatggctgattgcggtattgcattgcggttggctttgttaagccttacaaactgaagttgtaCACAGCTTCAAGAAAGAAAAGTGCAACTCagcattttttgattttataacaagaccattaaaagattttatatgtaCCATGAACCATAACTCTGAAAATGAACACACACCTGAATCGAAAGACATAAATGCATCAGAAAgagttatttcataattctatcagaatgtgtttatattaaattaagattagaCTTgagtgaaattttcatatatgtaGGTATTCCTACAAATGAAACAtccttttgtaaatataaattgattcaaGGATTCGAAAGAGaatatgtatatttcaatttcattctaCAGTCGGATAACAAACAATTCAGATGAATCATGCATATGCCTCTCAGAGTATAAATTTAGATTGCATTCAAATGAAAATGGATCTATGTTTCAAAAAGAACTATAACACCTGACAATAGCTTGGGCACGAAGCAATGTCGTCACTGGTCAAGCAATGTGAGGTGGTGTACCATTTTGCTTGAAGACAGTAGTCCCTAAACATTCTCGTTCTTGTAACGCAGGAATGACTTGCTGCTGAAGACGGTCGCGGTAACGGACACCAGTAACGGAACACCTTTGAGGGCCATGATCAGTGttctcatcaaaaaaaaaaaaaaaaaaaagaccaagaaTGAAATCAGCAGTAAAACCACATCATACAGTAATGTAATCAGGATGTAGAGACTGTTCATGCACATCATTGGGACTTGCAGTACCCCATATGCGACAGTTCTGAGTATTAACTGCTCAGCCTGGGGTAAAATGAGCCTCATCCGACCACAAAATGTTCCAAGGCCATGAACTGTCAACGGCTATTCTGgctaaaaaaattctagcaaattgatttcgtttctcCGGGTCTGCAGGATTCAGCGCTTGCACATGATGGATCTTGTATGGATACCACTTTATAATGGATCGAAGAACCTTTCGTACTGTAGACCAAGGGAGGGACAAATAACGTGTAAtagtaaatattgatgaaaacatGATTTCTacttaattgtttatattatgaACTATCCGGTTGATTTCACTCCAGCATGCaagatattcatattattaaattttgttaatttttcagggCACTTTTGAAACATGTCTTTGcttgaatcaaaaatttgttcTATTTGTTACATGTGATTTGATGtcaaagatcaaataaaatttatatgaattttgattCTTACTACCTCTCTTAATCTGTAATTTGAATCTTCATTTGCCTAAATTATTTCTTGTgctatattaaaattagatatagatCAAATTTTTATGCAGACTGCTTTATCAGGacgaacaacaacaaaaatacttATATACGATACTTCTATATAATTTCAATGAGTCATTCTATCAAGCTAATTCATTTGTTGTGTAGCttgtgtttgttttatatatatatatatatatatatatatatatataatttttattgaaacttagaTCCAccttttactttaatataatataaacttcaTACACTaagaagcatatatatttttcatctgaaTTATTAGTAGTTTGACTCTGAATGGCCTTCAAACACAGGCTATATTTACCAAACCAGTTACTAAACAATCAATGATCAATGTAAGATCCTTAACCAATCATCATTGGTATGCACAAACATTAGTTTTGTGATTAAGTTTTATGAGAAGGGGCGCTAATGTAACCAGCTTTTCCTGCGGTTTCGTCCTGGAATTGGATCATCATAGGTCCAAATATGTCACATGATTATCACTTGAAAGATGGCGCCTTCAATTGTTATTATACGCtcgctaatttttttcattcaccgATTCTATTTAcaagaaatcaaatttctatGTACAATGAATTAATTTCACTAATGTCTAGTGGCAATCCCAT is a genomic window containing:
- the LOC129959662 gene encoding uncharacterized protein LOC129959662, encoding MADDQRAKIISLNRKRGSIKSSLTKLNSFIETNDSKDSIVYQTKLDNLLRIKQNLEQIKEEYFVTAEDSELQELEDSVEELEEECERLEILVVPHQRDYLRILWFDENSHQEVTFRLKTVTYGTSCAPHLAIRTIKQLALDEASDFPLASEMVLRDLYMDDGITGAPDIQTAQILQQQLIKMFARAGMSLHKWTSTSQELLNSFPTSNPENNFPIDEQVSKALGMHWKPFEDLFIFTVKYENKSMLTKRTVLSVVARLYDPLGLLGPVISKMKIFLQKLWLQKLTFDEPLPPAIGKEWSHLVQSLRALELVKIPRWILNENPVKLILHCFSDASEAEYGAVIYLQCISANDIVTSRLVCSKSRVSLLKTVSIPRLELCGCLLAAQLQAKVEKALHLQIDSAVMYTDSTISLAWIQTPPHRLKTFVANKVGKIQQLTQNNKWQHVSSTLNPADVISRGLVPEQLIDNYLWWNGPTFLQELPVSVNCADQQMIDASQDSQFLLELKDNTTHTLVTLNSDFLTNFFKISNKYNKLIRVFSFLLRFLGNCRNKKMKGSLSSKEIEEAEFKLISLVQQNVLADDFKNLASGKQVNPSSKLKGLSPFLDEGSNVIRVGGRLRNADIPFQVCRFTGDLTDFQSTVLKITLDKRSRICFTELNMAALNKFNHLGEEKALEVAAEDRIDFFITKLNDFVDELKKFSVEEKQVKIYTEALVVKNVEAFEAEKNAFFNHNDGLIVVLFPPKF